A window of the Lolium perenne isolate Kyuss_39 chromosome 7, Kyuss_2.0, whole genome shotgun sequence genome harbors these coding sequences:
- the LOC127316877 gene encoding uncharacterized protein, whose protein sequence is MAALSTVVSVRPSTLMDPTNADAADPASSTSARAGYPERVLLNKTARISADRNATTAACRTRDGQAVAVSFWLANPPDVSHFSVHCPGIEEGDFSKPPPYVISAEGAFVLFRVTLEGSDHHLVYSACGNPTTGKKKNKPSLHLLPDPKPAVEAFENQQFGLMPLGDEHYAVAFLDHRWDSRGNAWAYRAYVFSSKTKAWKRSRDASLHLSESDRLLFDRHASSKQITVGASSLGWVDLMRGIILLSNLFDGEPPVITYIPLPAEKVCITDKHGYPHYAPEYFCDVVCCDDLISFVEIDFEDPGCRANGKAWKATTWHRKVSWDDWHKHATVDVADISVDPRYSALLFPDLLLDDQKQELELKNLFFLNPTLGVSGDDDLLYMLAKVYEGDDAAWVAAVDMKHAALQALAAVSTKDSNAIPMYRECAFPKYYINNISSSDVGNLVEKDKSDKWQQGGPNLVDSGGNPQKKKRQKKKHARLVDRRVEHPFFLYFIGCIIIAIIVKVFFHLS, encoded by the exons ATGGCGGCGCTCTCCACCGTCGTCTCCGTGCGCCCCTCCACCCTGATGGACCCAACAAACGCCGACGCCGCCGACCCCGCGAGCTCCACCTCCGCGCGCGCCGGCTATCCCGAACGGGTCCTGCTCAACAagacggcgcgtatctcggccgaCCGGAACGCGACCACCGCAGCGTGCCGCACGCGGGATGGCCAGGCCGTCGCGGTGTCCTTCTGGCTCGCCAACCCGCCGGACGTCTCCCACTTCTCCGTCCACTGCCCCGGCATCGAAGAGGGCGACTTCTCCAAGCCGCCACCCTACGTCATCTCCGCCGAGGGAGCGTTCGTGCTCTTCCGCGTCACCCTCGAGGGGTCCGATCACCACTTGGTCTACTCCGCCTGCGGCAACCCCACCAccgggaagaagaagaacaagccgTCGCTGCACCTCCTTCCGGACCCGAAGCCCGCGGTGGAGGCGTTTGAAAACCAGCAGTTCGGTCTCATGCCCCTCGGCGACGAGCACTACGCCGTGGCCTTCCTCGATCACCGATGGGACTCCCGTGGCAATGCCTGGGCGTACCGCGCATACGTCTTCTCGTCCAAAACCAAGGCTTGGAAGAGAAGCAGGGATGCCTCGCTGCACTTGTCGGAGTCTGATCGGCTACTATTCGACAGACACGCCAGCTCCAAGCAGATCACGGTGGGAGCAAGCTCGCTGGGCTGGGTTGATCTCATGCGTGGGATTATTCTTCTTTCCAATCTCTTCGACGGCGAGCCCCCCGTCATCACATACATCCCGTTACCTGCAGAAAAGGTTTGCATTACAGATAAGCACGGCTACCCCCACTATGCCCCGGAGTACTTCTGCGATGTCGTCTGCTGCGATGATCTCATCAGCTTTGTCGAGATAGACTTCGAAGATCCTGGCTGCAGGGCCAACGGCAAAGCTTGGAAGGCCACCACATGGCACCGGAAAGTCTCTTGGGATGATTGGCACAAGCATGCCACAGTTGACGTTGCTGACATCTCGGTTGACCCAAGATACTCTGCTCTGTTATTCCCTGACTTGTTGTTGGATGACCAGAAACAAGAGCTGGAACTGAAGAATCTGTTTTTCCTTAACCCCACCCTCGGTGTGAGCGGCGACGATGATCTTCTTTACATGCTGGCCAAGGTGTACGAGGGAGATGACGCGGCATGGGTAGCTGCCGTTGACATGAAACATGCGGCTTTGCAGGCACTTGCCGCGGTATCTACCAAGGATTCAAATGCCATTCCGATGTACCGTGAATGCGCCTTCCCCAAGTACTACATCAACAACATCTCATCATCAG ACGTGGGAAATCTAGTTGAGAAGGATAAATCCGATAAATGGCAGCAAGGGGGGCCCAATTTGGTTGACTCGGGAGGGAATCCacagaagaagaagaggcagaAGAAGAAGCATGCACGGCTTGTGGATCGCCGGGTGGAACATCCCTTTTTTCTCTATTTCATTGGCTGCATAATTATTGCAATCATTGTGAAAGTGTTCTTCCACCTGTCTTGA